From Anaerotignum faecicola:
AGCAAAGCTTCTGGAGATCTCCGGGATGATCGGAGCTTCTTACGGAATTGCAGTAGCCCCTACCTGTGATGCGAAATATCTGGAGGTGGGACTCTCCAGCAAAAGTGATAACGTGGACACGATTCTGGATAAGCTTCAGCGGGAATTTGGGATTTTGCCGGAGGAGTGCAGCTACTGGGGGGATGAATATGTGGGGATCGAAGAAGGGATTTTCGGAAGTGACAGCTTCATGATCACGGAGAAGTCGAGAACAGGCCGTTTCTTTGATGTATCAGAAGTACCGG
This genomic window contains:
- a CDS encoding HAD family hydrolase; its protein translation is REGLLAVHSICFDIHKELLKKYDFPTDIVFSRPNYCKIDLMVSNQRGDQLFLQENELVILKESLRRHGIEGGLAKLLEISGMIGASYGIAVAPTCDAKYLEVGLSSKSDNVDTILDKLQREFGILPEECSYWGDEYVGIEEGIFGSDSFMITEKSRTGRFFDVSEVP